The proteins below come from a single Aquarana catesbeiana isolate 2022-GZ linkage group LG12, ASM4218655v1, whole genome shotgun sequence genomic window:
- the ZSWIM3 gene encoding zinc finger SWIM domain-containing protein 3 produces the protein MQRGTCFINYEDFRECFDSYKQETRLTFMIQSCVSVQHHNLKHGTDLRDDIVYTQVKFRCSKLQGHNGKRKSQEFTCPAYFFLQYDSTLDRLVVKEECSTHVHDKQASLKTSPPTHPQKMVPSECGELETPSKKRCGETISLTLDTEYNENLQLHVPCEDEESLPLEGNDSSEVDSPNSTIDCVQEVLSLEAISRLGELMKKFQTKDIGSKALLSIGSEQQLEQISFQTSKMCGLFVKFPEGLLIHKVVNKRGYTLYAFLVENTERRAKIINFSFVRDDNAREVSKMLETFKNFNPEWQKIKIIYTDIYFRHRDTLSEAFPSARTLLSVFHTVRFIEREIKGSSCFKEWLRKWIDDAIHHTTPEKLKFLAEQIQYKLDKEVYENLYTNWFTCELLWYMHMKKGLLSSTMYMDSLGLVNDTITSLLEKDLSMEEKIQQFVESADHFNSKGLENKRDGCLDFSKNIVKLTKKRRVRTKYIDPSQQPARPGLKKNASLSKGMDSHKPKMLPSKLQKISDKMLLSLKKNCNDLGFQLCSKEWEVAQKSSQLISVQTTCIHVRFLEESHQVSQDGVSCTCYFNILYKLPCRHILAMLLKNKKLVDRDQIGVRWQKRSIKPIAHDKILETVLCNTKSEAEANRRVDMISSLVMEFANLLLQDEKEMHVRATTLQMIVDMWHKESNTENENLAESDSNSLPYRWVKKEPNGEVNPDFSELYRMDT, from the coding sequence ATATACTCAGGTGAAGTTTCGCTGTTCCAAGCTGCAAGGACACAATGGTAAAAGAAAGTCTCAAGAATTCACCTGTCCAGCTTACTTTTTTCTGCAATATGATTCCACGCTAGATCGACTGGTAGTTAAAGAAGAGTGCTCCACCCATGTCCACGACAAGCAGGCAAGTCTGAAAACGTCTCCTCCTACGCATCCACAGAAAATGGTACCTTCTGAATGTGGGGAGCTGGAGACCCCATCTAAAAAGAGATGCGGTGAAACAATATCTTTAACTCTAGATACAGAATATAATGAAAATCTTCAACTACATGTGCCATGTGAAGATGAAGAGAGCTTGCCACTGGAGGGAAACGATAGTAGTGAAGTTGATTCTCCCAATTCCACCATAGACTGTGTTCAGGAGGTGTTGTCTTTAGAGGCTATTTCACGTTTAGGCGAGTTGATGAAGAAATTTCAAACCAAAGATATTGGTTCCAAAGCCTTGTTAAGCATTGGAAGTGAACAACAGTTGGAGCAGATAAGCTTTCAAACGAGTAAAATGTGTGGCTTGTTTGTAAAGTTCCCTGAGGGCCTTCTGATCCACAAGGTGGTCAATAAACGTGGATACACATTGTATGCTTTTCTAGTGGAAAACACAGAGCGCAGAGCAAAGATCATTAACTTTTCTTTCGTTAGAGATGATAATGCAAGGGAGGTCTCCAAAATGTTGGAAACCTTTAAAAATTTTAACCCAGAGTGGCAAAAGATAAAGATTATCTATACGGATATCTATTTCAGACACCGGGATACTTTGAGTGAGGCATTTCCTTCAGCCAGGACTCTACTGTCTGTGTTCCATACTGTGCGTTTCATTGAAAGAGAGATTAAAGGATCGTCTTGCTTCAAGGAATGGCTCCGTAAATGGATCGATGATGCCATCCATCACACAACCCCAGAGAAACTGAAATTCTTAGCGGAGCAAATACAATATAAATTGGACAAAGAGGTTTATGAAAACCTTTACACAAATTGGTTCACTTGTGAATTGCTGTGGTACATGCATATGAAGAAAGGCTTGCTTTCTAGTACCATGTATATGGACAGCTTAGGCTTGGTGAATGATACCATCACCAGCCTACTTGAAAAAGATTTATCCATGGAAGAAAAAATTCAGCAGTTTGTTGAATCTGCAGACCATTTCAATAGCAAGGGGTTAGAAAACAAAAGGGATGGCTGTTTGGATTTTTCCAAGAATATTGTCAAACTTACGAAAAAGAGAAGAGTAAGGACAAAATATATTGATCCTTCACAACAGCCAGCTCGGCCTGGTTTGAAAAAGAATGCTAGTTTGTCAAAGGGTATGGACAGCCACAAACCTAAGATGCTGCCTTCCAAACTACAGAAAATTTCAGACAAAATGCTACTTTCTTTGAAGAAGAACTGCAATGACCTTGGCTTTCAGCTGTGCAGTAAAGAGTGGGAAGTGGCTCAGAAGTCTAGCCAACTTATAAGTGTGCAGACCACTTGCATTCATGTCCGGTTTCTGGAAGAATCCCATCAAGTCTCTCAGGATGGTGTGTCTTGCACATGCTATTTCAATATTCTTTATAAGCTGCCATGTAGACATATCTTAGCCATGCTACTTAAAAACAAAAAGCTGGTTGACAGAGACCAGATCGGTGTCAGGTGGCAGAAGAGGTCCATAAAACCAATAGCACATGACAAGATATTGGAAACTGTACTTTGCAATACTAAATCTGAAGCAGAAGCTAACAGAAGAGTAGACATGATCAGCAGTCTGGTCATGGAATTCGCTAATCTACTCCTGCAGGATGAGAAGGAAATGCACGTTAGAGCTACTACCCTACAGATGATAGTGGATATGTGGCACAAGGAGTCGAATACTGAGAACGAAAACCTTGCTGAGAGTGACTCTAACAGCCTGCCTTACAGATGGGTGAAGAAGGAACCCAATGGGGAAGTAAATCCTGACTTTTCTGAACTGTACAGAATGGACACTTGA